A region of Vigna radiata var. radiata cultivar VC1973A chromosome 6, Vradiata_ver6, whole genome shotgun sequence DNA encodes the following proteins:
- the LOC106763435 gene encoding protein FAR-RED IMPAIRED RESPONSE 1-like translates to MNEELNTDDESSLRLVPTLNMCFDTMQEAKKFYQDYGRRCGFGIRSKTSKKDGNNVVYYLRLVCSREGKYVSNIRPEVKTLPSQTNQCPTRITIARKEEKWFVRTVVLDHSHDLCPQTSNLIRGNKQLNMHAKHTLEVNDDVSVRINKSFLSIVSEAGGYENMQFVERDARNFIGQHRRSLCKEGDGQALLRHFSKMRDQNNDFFYDIEMDEDNRITSVFWADARS, encoded by the coding sequence ATGAATGAGGAATTAAATACCGATGATGAGAGTAGTTTGAGGTTGGTTCCTACTTTGAACATGTGTTTTGACACAATGCAAGAAGCAAAGAAATTTTATCAAGACTATGGGAGAAGATGTGGATTTGGCATTCGATCCAAAACTTCAAAAAAGGATGGAAACAACGTGGTGTATTACTTGAGATTGGTTTGTTCTAGGGAAGGTAAATATGTTTCCAACATTCGTCCAGAGGTCAAAACTCTTCCCAGTCAGACTAATCAATGCCCTACTAGAATAACCATTGCACGAAAAGAGGAGAAATGGTTTGTTAGGACTGTAGTTTTAGATCACAGTCATGACCTGTGTCCACAAACCTCCAATCTAATCCGTGGTAATAAGCAATTGAACATGCATGCCAAGCACACTTTGGAAGTGAATGATGATGTCAGTGTTCGTATTaataagagtttccttagcATAGTTAGTGAAGCGGGTGGATATGAAAACATGCAATTTGTGGAGCGAGATGCTAGAAACTTCATTGGTCAACATAGAAGGTCACTGTGTAAGGAAGGTGATGGACAAGCATTGCTTCGACACTTTTCAAAAATGAGAGACCAGAATAATGATTTCTTCTATGATATCGAGATGGATGAAGATAATAGAATTACTAGTGTATTTTGGGCAGATGCTCGAAGCTGA